Within Microbaculum marinisediminis, the genomic segment AGACGAGGCGGAGGTCGCCAAGTTCGAGGCGAAATACGACGGATACAAGACGAATCTGGCTCCGCTGGTGCTCGATCGCGGCGACAATCTTGCTTATACGCAGGCGGGCCCCACAATCCATCCCGAACAGACCGCCTTTGCCCGTCAGATGGGCCGGGGCATCTACATGCCCGTGAAGGACAAGGTGTACGTCGCGGTCGGCTACGGCATCACCAGCACGACCATGGTGGTCGGCGACGACGGCGTGATCATCATCGATTCCGGTGAGAACGATACCTTCGCCAAGGAGGTGATGGCCGACTTCCGCACGATCACCGACAAGCCGATCAAGGCGGTGATCTATACGCACCGTCACCCCGACCACCCCTTCGGCACCAAGGGGCTTGGCGTGACGGAAGAGGACGTCGAGTCCGGAAAGGTGCGGATCTTCGCGCACGACACGTTCGAGGAGTTCCTGATCAACGACGCCAGCGTGGTCGGCCCGATCCTGTCGATCCGGACCGCGCTCGCGTCGACCTTGCTGCCGATCGGTCCCGAAGGCCGGGTGCACCAGGCGCTGGGCCCGACCTTCGATGTCGGCCCGGTTTCGCTCCTGCAGCCGACCGACACCTTTTCGGACGAACTGGAAACCGAGGTCGCTGGCGTCAAGATGGTGCTGTTCCACGCGTATGGTGATGCCGAAGACGAGATCGGCATCTACTTCCCGGACCTGAAGCACCTGCACGGCTCGGAGACGATCCAGGGCGAGTCCTTTCCAAACATGTACACGCTGCGCGGCACAAAGTTCCGTGACCCGGTGGAGTGGTACAAGGGGGTCGACAACCTTCTGAAGTATGCCGACCTGTCGGACAGCTACTCCGGCTCGCACATGCGTCCGTGGGTCGGCAACGACTTCGTCGTGGAACGGATCACCAACTACCGCGACGCGATCCAGTATGTGCACGATCAGTCGGTGCGCCTGATGAACAAGGGCTATACCCGCGAGGAACTGGCCGACGCGATCGAACTGCCGTCGCACCTGAAGGATGATCCCTGGCTCGGCGAGTACTACGGGACGGTGGCCCACTCGGTTCGCAACGTCTATGGCGGCTATCTCGGCTGGTACCAGGCCGATCCGACCGAGCTTGCCACCCCCGGCTTCGTGGAGAAGGCGAAGCTCTACGTGGATTCGATGGGCGGCCGGGATGCCATCCTGGAGCGGGCGCGCACCGCAATCGACAACGGCGAGTTCGGCTGGGCGATGGAAATCCTCACCCATCCGATCCGGATCGACCACGACGACATGGAGGCGCGGGCGCTGAAGGCCGAGGCGATGCGCAAGTGGGCCTATCAGCAGCCCAACATCTACTGGCGCGGCCTGGCCCTGGGCGGCGCCCTGGAACTCGAAGACAAGCTCGACTACACGCAGGTCTGGAACTTCGCTGCGCCGGATATCATCAAGGCGCTCCCGGCAAGCGCGGTGATCGAGTCCATGCGCGTCAATCTCGATCCGAAGAAGGCCGCCGATGCGGATCTGACGGTGGGATTCAAGTTCACCGATGTCGGCGAGGAAGACGCGCTGCATATCCGTCGCGGCGTCGCGATCTACTCCGACACGATCCCGGCGGAAACCGATGCGACCTTCGTTTCCACGAAGGCGGTGCTCGACAAGATCCTGCTCGGGGAGACGACGTTGCCGCAGGCGCTTGACGATGGCGAGGTGACGGTCGAGGGAGACCCGGCGGCGGTCGAGGCGTTCTTCGGCTATTTCGATCCGCCGAGCGAGGACCCGATCAAACTCGTGGTCCGCTAGTCGCGTAACCATTTGCGCGGGCGCCTCCCGGGCGCCTGCGCACCCCCTCTCGGTCAGGGGCCAAGAAGCCGCGGCCGGCAAGGCGCGGCTTTTCGGCATTGTGCCACCGGAGACCGACCGCCGGCCGGTATGGCGGTTCGTTCCGGCCGAAATCCGCGCCTTCCACATACCCTCCATGAATCCACCGACTTGCACGAAAGGGGGGCGTTAGTGTCCTATGGCGTCCGATCGGCCGCGGGGGATAGCTGTGCGGCCAGATGGCCGCGGGGCGACCGACGGTCGAACAGCGTTCGGGGACAACACCATGGTCGTGCGGGTCGATATAGCCAAACGGGTGCATGATCACACCTGGAAGCTCGATCCGATCGTGCGGACGCTTCTCGACACCGACTTCTACAAGCTGCTGATGGGCTCGATGATCCATCGGCTCCATCCGGACGTGAACGTCACCTTCTCGCTGGTCAACCGGACCAAGACGGTTCGGCTTGCCGACGACGTCGACGAGGCCGAACTCCGTGCGCAGCTGGACCATGTCCGGACGCTGCGGTTCGGAAAGAACGAGCTGATATGGCTCGCCGGCAATACCTTCTACGGTCGCAAGCAGATATTCGATCCGGACTATCTGTCCTGGCTCGCCGACTTCCAGCTGCCCGAATACGAGCTGATCAAGCGCGACGGGCAGTACGAGCTGCGCTTCGAGGGGCCGTGGCGGGAAGTCACCATGTGGGAGGTGCCGGCGCTCGCCATCATCACCGAGCTGCGTTCGCGCGCGGCGGTGCGCGGCATGAGCCGGTTCGAGCTCGACGTGCTCTATGCCCGGGCGAAGGCCAAGCTGTGGGACAAGATCGAGCGGCTCCGCGCGCTGGCTGCCGAAGGGCCCCTCAAGGTCGGTGATTTCGGCACGCGGCGGCGCCATTCCTATCTGTGGCAGCTATGGTGCGTCGAGGCGCTGAAGGAGGGGGTCAACGACAACCTGACCGGCACCTCCAACGTCAAGATGGCGATGGAGCTCGGCCTGGAGGCGATCGGCACCAACGCGCACGAATTGCCGATGGTCTACGCCGCGCTGGCCAACAGCGACGAGGCGCTGCGCGCCGCGCCCTACCAGGTGCTGCGCGACTGGGCGAGCATGTATGACGGCAATCTCAAGGTCGTCCTGCCCGACTGTTTCGGCTCGACCAACTTCCTGCGCAACGCGCCCGACTGGGTCGCCCGCTGGAAAGGCGCACGGCCCGATTCCAAGCCGCCGCTGGAAGCCGCCGACGAGTTGATCGCCTACTGGAAGTCGCGCGGCCAGGATCCGATGGAAAAGTCCGTCATCCTGTCCGACGGAATGGACATCGATTCCATCGAGGAGTCGGTTCGCTATCTGCGCGGCAAGGTCAACGTGCTGATCGGCTGGGGCACCAATCTGACCAACGATTTCCGCGGCTGCGCGCCGAGCGGCGTCGACGGGCGGCTGAAGGCGATCTCGCTCGTCTGCAAGGTGACCGAAGCCGGCGGCCGGCCGGCCGTGAAACTGTCCGACAACGTTACCAAGGCGACCGGACCGATCGACGAAATCGAGCGCTATCGCCGCGTCTTCGGCGAGGAAGGCATCGTCGACCTGCCCGTGGCGGTGTGATCGGCCGCGCGTCATACGGGACAGCCGTCGGATAGTCGTACCGCTCGCGCGATTTCTTTTCGGCACCGACCGGGCGATACTTCATCCCGGTCCGTTTGGGAGCTTTCCCGCCATGTGCCGTCTCGTTGCCTATTCGGGCGAGCCGATCTTCCTGGAAACGCTGCTATCCGATCCCCCGCGCTCGCTGGTCAACCAGTCGCGCGAAGCTCGGGAGTCGCTGTCGACCGTCAATGCCGACGGCTGCGGCATCGGCTGGTATGCCGAGCGCGAGGTCCCGGGGCGCTATCGTTCGCTTCGGCCGGCCTGGGGCGATGCCAATCTCCTGTCGATCAGCGAACAGGTTCGTTCGCCTTTGTTCGTCGGGCATATCCGGTCGGCGACGTCGGGCGAGGTTGCGACGGCGAACTGCCATCCCTTCGCCGTCGGCAGGCACTTGTTTCTGCACAACGGCGAGATCGGCGGTTTTCGCAAGCTGCGCCGGGCCATCGAGGCGCTGATCCCCGATGAGCTCTATCCGGAGCGGAAGGGGCAAAGTGACAGCGAAGCCATCTTCCTCATCGCGCTCGGGCACGGTCTCGATACCGACCCGGGCAAGGCGCTTGCGTCCGCGCTC encodes:
- a CDS encoding alkyl/aryl-sulfatase, coding for MTRQDISMQRSLSQVLMRSVAGLALACAAVLASPVLADEAEVAKFEAKYDGYKTNLAPLVLDRGDNLAYTQAGPTIHPEQTAFARQMGRGIYMPVKDKVYVAVGYGITSTTMVVGDDGVIIIDSGENDTFAKEVMADFRTITDKPIKAVIYTHRHPDHPFGTKGLGVTEEDVESGKVRIFAHDTFEEFLINDASVVGPILSIRTALASTLLPIGPEGRVHQALGPTFDVGPVSLLQPTDTFSDELETEVAGVKMVLFHAYGDAEDEIGIYFPDLKHLHGSETIQGESFPNMYTLRGTKFRDPVEWYKGVDNLLKYADLSDSYSGSHMRPWVGNDFVVERITNYRDAIQYVHDQSVRLMNKGYTREELADAIELPSHLKDDPWLGEYYGTVAHSVRNVYGGYLGWYQADPTELATPGFVEKAKLYVDSMGGRDAILERARTAIDNGEFGWAMEILTHPIRIDHDDMEARALKAEAMRKWAYQQPNIYWRGLALGGALELEDKLDYTQVWNFAAPDIIKALPASAVIESMRVNLDPKKAADADLTVGFKFTDVGEEDALHIRRGVAIYSDTIPAETDATFVSTKAVLDKILLGETTLPQALDDGEVTVEGDPAAVEAFFGYFDPPSEDPIKLVVR
- a CDS encoding nicotinate phosphoribosyltransferase, coding for MVVRVDIAKRVHDHTWKLDPIVRTLLDTDFYKLLMGSMIHRLHPDVNVTFSLVNRTKTVRLADDVDEAELRAQLDHVRTLRFGKNELIWLAGNTFYGRKQIFDPDYLSWLADFQLPEYELIKRDGQYELRFEGPWREVTMWEVPALAIITELRSRAAVRGMSRFELDVLYARAKAKLWDKIERLRALAAEGPLKVGDFGTRRRHSYLWQLWCVEALKEGVNDNLTGTSNVKMAMELGLEAIGTNAHELPMVYAALANSDEALRAAPYQVLRDWASMYDGNLKVVLPDCFGSTNFLRNAPDWVARWKGARPDSKPPLEAADELIAYWKSRGQDPMEKSVILSDGMDIDSIEESVRYLRGKVNVLIGWGTNLTNDFRGCAPSGVDGRLKAISLVCKVTEAGGRPAVKLSDNVTKATGPIDEIERYRRVFGEEGIVDLPVAV
- a CDS encoding class II glutamine amidotransferase; this translates as MCRLVAYSGEPIFLETLLSDPPRSLVNQSREARESLSTVNADGCGIGWYAEREVPGRYRSLRPAWGDANLLSISEQVRSPLFVGHIRSATSGEVATANCHPFAVGRHLFLHNGEIGGFRKLRRAIEALIPDELYPERKGQSDSEAIFLIALGHGLDTDPGKALASALTDIVAVMEENGVDEPVYFAAVHTDGRTLQAFRWARYHIGPTLYHREIPTGVVIASEPYDDEHEAWHAVPEDSMVSIGAGHAARLEPFLGRKNPSA